From Macadamia integrifolia cultivar HAES 741 unplaced genomic scaffold, SCU_Mint_v3 scaffold1673, whole genome shotgun sequence, a single genomic window includes:
- the LOC122064497 gene encoding protein transport protein Sec61 subunit alpha-like, translated as MGGGFRVLHLVRPFLSFLPEVQSADRKVPFREKVIYTVISLFIFLVCSQLPLYGIHSTTGADPFYWMRVILASNRGTVMELGITPIVTSGLVMQLLAGSKIIEVDNSVREDRALLNGAQKLLGILIAVGEAVAYVLSGMYGSVSQLGVGNAILIIIQLCFAGIIVICLDELLQKGYGLGSGISLFIATNICENIIWKAFSPTTINSGRGAEFEGAVIALFHLLITRTDKVRALREAFYRQNLPNVTNLLATVLIFLIVIYFQGFRIVLPVRSKNARGQQGSYPIKLFYTSNMPIILQSALVSNLYFISQLLYRRYSGNFLVNLLGKWKESEYSGGQFIPVGGIAYYITAPSSLADMAANPFHALFYIVFMLSACALFSKTWIEVSGSSARDVAKQLKEQQMVMPGHRESNLQKELNRYIPTAAAFGGMCIGALTVLADFMGAIGSGTGILLAVTIIYQYFETFEKERASELGFFGL; from the exons ATGGGGGGAGGATTCAGAGTTCTTCATCTTGTCAGACCATTCCTGTCATTTCTACCAGAAGTGCAGAGTGCAGATAGGAAGGTTCCATTCAGAGAGAAAGTTATATACACTGTGATCTCCCTTTTCATTTTCCTGGTTTGTAGTCAACTTCCACTATATGGGATACACTCCACGACAGGAGCAGATCCTTTTTACTGGATGCGTGTTATTCTCGCTTCAAACCGTGGGACTGTAATGGAGCTTGGTATTACTCCCATTGTGACATCTGGACTGGTGATGCAACTATTAGCTGGGTCAAAGATCATCGAAGTGGACAACAGTGTCCGTGAAGATCGGGCACTCTT AAATGGTGCTCAGAAGCTGTTGGGCATACTAATTGCTGTTGGTGAGGCGGTTGCATATGTTTTGTCTGGGATGTATGGTAGTGTCAGTCAACTTGGAGTAGGCAATGCAATTCTAATCATCATCCAGCTCTGCTTTGCGGGTATCATAGTGATATGCTTGGATGAACTTCTTCAGAAAGGTTATGGACTGGGATCTGGTATTTCCCTGTTCATCGCGACAAATATCTG TGAAAACATAATTTGGAAAGCATTTAGTCCAACAACCATTAACAGTGGGCGTGGAGCTGAATTTGAAGGTGCTGTAATTGCATTATTCCATCTCCTGATAACTCGTACCGACAAGGTTCGTGCTCTTCGTGAGGCATTCTACCGGCAGAACCTACCAAATGTGACAAATTTGCTTGCTACAGTCTTGATCTTCCTCATTGTTATCTATTTCCAAGGGTTCCGTATTGTGTTGCCTGTGAGGTCAAAGAATGCCCGTGGACAACAAGGCTCATATCCAATCAAGCTATTCTACACCTCCAACATGCCAATTATACTACAATCTGCCCTTGTTTCCAACCTCTACTTTATTTCTCAG TTGCTCTACAGAAGGTACAGTGGAAATTTTCTTGTTAATCTACTTGGTAAGTGGAAGGAGTCAGAGTACTCTGGTGGTCAGTTTATCCCTGTTGGCGGTATTGCATACTACATCACTGCACCATCAAG CTTGGCGGATATGGCAGCCAATCCTTTCCATGCCCTGTTCTATATAGTGTTTATGCTTTCAGCTTGTGCTCTTTTCtcaaaaacttggattgaagtcTCTGGATCCTCTGCTCGAGATGTAGCCAAGCAGTTGAAG GAGCAACAAATGGTGATGCCTGGTCACCGGGAGTCGAATTTGCAGAAGGAATTGAACCGGTACATTCCCACAGCCGCGGCCTTTGGGGGCATGTGTATTGGTGCATTGACAGTGTTGGCTGACTTCATGGGAGCGATTGGGTCAGGAACTGGAATTCTGCTTGCTGTCACGATTATATATCAGTACTTTGAGACGTTTGAGAAGGAGAGAGCCAGTGAACTTGGTTTCTTTGGACTTTAA